A single region of the Salipaludibacillus sp. LMS25 genome encodes:
- the glmS gene encoding glutamine--fructose-6-phosphate transaminase (isomerizing), whose amino-acid sequence MCGIVGYVGTEDAKEILLKGLEKLEYRGYDSAGIAISNNDGIHVYKEKGRIASLRDIVDNSESATVGIGHTRWATHGVPSQLNAHPHQSTSARYTIVHNGVIENYEHVRRDYLSDVEMVSDTDTEIIVQLVEKFANEGGSTEEAFRKALSLLKGSYATALLDLEDPNTIYVGKNKSPLLVGVSDGVNVVASDAMAMIQVTNEFVEIMDEEIVIVTKDDVTIKTLDGVTVERAPYVAELDAGDIEKGTYPHYMLKEIDEQPFVIRNIITKYKDDNENIKLDENVRQAVLGADRIYIIAAGTSYHAGLVGKELIEKIAGIPVETHIASEFLYNMPLLSQKPLFIFISQSGETADSRGVLVNVKKLGHSTLTITNVPGSTLSREADYTLHTYAGPEIAVASTKAYTAQMAVLAIMAVDAARASGMEMNFDPLQELGIVANAMEIFTEQKDVLEQIARDYLSVSRNCFFIGRAADYHVCMEGALKLKEISYIQAEGFAGGELKHGTIALIEEGTPVIGLATQENVHLNLRGNMKEVVARGANPCMISMEGFQEEDDNIVIPKVHDYLTPLVSVLPLQLISYYAALHRGCDVDKPRNLAKSVTVE is encoded by the coding sequence ATGTGTGGAATTGTTGGATATGTAGGAACAGAGGATGCAAAGGAAATCCTCTTAAAAGGTCTTGAAAAATTAGAATACCGAGGCTATGACTCTGCAGGTATCGCCATCTCAAATAATGACGGCATTCACGTCTATAAAGAGAAAGGACGTATCGCCTCATTACGTGACATCGTTGATAACTCTGAGTCTGCTACTGTTGGGATCGGGCATACACGCTGGGCAACACACGGTGTACCAAGCCAGCTCAACGCCCACCCGCACCAAAGTACAAGTGCCCGGTATACGATCGTTCATAACGGAGTAATTGAAAACTATGAACATGTGCGCAGAGATTACCTTTCTGACGTGGAGATGGTCAGTGATACGGATACAGAGATCATCGTCCAATTAGTGGAGAAATTCGCTAATGAAGGAGGTTCCACAGAAGAAGCCTTCCGCAAAGCGTTAAGCTTATTGAAAGGGTCTTATGCTACAGCTCTGTTAGACCTTGAAGATCCAAATACAATTTATGTAGGAAAAAATAAAAGTCCACTTCTTGTAGGTGTGAGTGATGGTGTGAACGTAGTAGCAAGTGATGCGATGGCGATGATCCAAGTGACGAATGAATTCGTTGAAATCATGGACGAAGAAATCGTCATTGTGACAAAAGACGATGTGACAATCAAAACATTAGACGGTGTCACCGTAGAACGTGCGCCATATGTTGCTGAACTAGATGCAGGTGACATTGAAAAAGGCACATACCCTCACTATATGCTTAAAGAAATTGATGAACAGCCGTTCGTTATTCGGAACATCATTACGAAATATAAAGATGATAACGAGAACATTAAGCTCGATGAAAACGTTCGTCAGGCTGTTCTAGGAGCGGACCGTATTTATATTATTGCGGCAGGTACGAGTTACCACGCAGGCCTTGTGGGGAAAGAATTAATCGAAAAGATTGCCGGTATTCCGGTTGAAACGCACATTGCTAGCGAATTTCTGTATAACATGCCGTTATTAAGTCAAAAACCACTCTTTATTTTCATTTCACAAAGCGGTGAAACAGCGGACTCTCGTGGTGTTCTCGTGAATGTGAAAAAGCTAGGCCACAGTACATTAACGATTACAAATGTTCCGGGATCAACCTTGTCCCGAGAAGCGGATTACACTTTACACACGTATGCAGGTCCTGAAATTGCCGTAGCGTCAACGAAGGCGTACACAGCACAAATGGCTGTTCTTGCGATCATGGCAGTGGATGCTGCCCGTGCGTCCGGTATGGAAATGAACTTCGATCCGCTGCAAGAGCTCGGTATTGTGGCGAATGCCATGGAAATCTTTACAGAACAGAAGGACGTTCTTGAACAGATTGCCCGTGATTATCTCAGCGTCTCGCGCAACTGCTTCTTTATCGGGCGTGCCGCAGACTACCATGTATGTATGGAAGGTGCTTTAAAGCTTAAAGAGATTTCATACATTCAAGCAGAAGGCTTTGCTGGTGGTGAATTAAAGCACGGGACGATTGCACTCATTGAAGAAGGCACACCGGTTATCGGTCTTGCCACGCAAGAAAATGTACACCTTAACCTACGCGGTAACATGAAAGAGGTTGTAGCTCGTGGCGCCAACCCTTGCATGATCAGTATGGAAGGCTTCCAGGAAGAAGACGACAACATCGTCATCCCGAAAGTCCATGACTACCTCACACCATTGGTGAGCGTCCTGCCATTACAGCTTATCTCTTACTATGCCGCCCTTCACAGAGGCTGCGACGTGGATAAACCACGTAACCTCGCGAAGAGCGTGACAGTGGAATAA